CAGGCcacaaaccaaacaacttTCAGGCATAACCCAGGGAAATTTAGGCACCATGTTTTGAGGGCGCAAACCAAACAGCATGTGGTTATACATGTTTTCCCGTTCGAGAAGAGACCGGTGGAGTCCCGTGGACTGTCCACTGTACGTGTGATCCTCGGTCTGGTGTCTACCATATGGCCTGTAGCGGTTACAACATGCACCGGTTTTGCGGTGGCTCGGTGGTTCGCGATGGTGAGCCACGGTAGGCCGGCAGGTCtgttttagaaaaaataaatcacatTTCATTATTTTGTTAGAAATGGGATGATGCAATCACGAATTAATTTTGGGTAAAGAAAGTATCTAACCAATACCAAGAACATGGGAATTGAATTGCATAACTTTCTCAAGACgttaaatgaaaaataaaaaacagtaCGTATAAAAATGGCCAAAAGTGCTCCTGGAACGTTTCTTATGACCTAATCAACTCGAACTTAACATTTTCGTACAAGCATGGTACTAGTGTGCTACTAGTTCCGCTGGTCAGTATACGCTACTTTCACGTGCGGTGCCTAAATCCTTAGTGAATCATTCCTACATCTTGGCACATCGAAAAGAAATTCAGATTTTATTATATCGATAAGAGTACTCTATCAATCGGTAAGGTACTATACCAACTTAGAAACATATGTTCACTTGAATCCACGGGCCTCGCTGCCTCGCAGCATCATTGCCCTACTAACTCGAATTGTTTAACAATGGTGCTTATCACTTTATCAGCATTTGGTGACGGTGCATCGGACGAGGACGAGAACAAGACGAGCTAATCCGAAGGAGCAGCGAAAGAGGGCTCAACGAGTGTTGGCGTTGTTATCCGGAGGAAGCTAACCCAGAGACAAGGCTTCACATCATCGACCCTACTACTCATGTCCCATTGGCCGTTGTTGTTTTAAACGCgaacattttattttctttcctgtattctttcttcttccttatGATTCGTCAGAGGAAGCAATGATCCTCGTTCCATTTTTCTATATCGTACGTTTGGCATTCATTGAGATACCTAAATTTCACAGGGGAACAATGCATCTTCTGAACTTAACAATATATAAACTTAGTCTATCCATATGTTATTTTTCGATTCACTAGCTAGTGAGCATTGTTTTCGTTCCactatttttttctcatgAAAAACTGTAGGGGAAACCCGCAAAAcccacaactccaccaccaccacacaaAGATGTGTTTCTCTATCTGTGCATAGCTTAGAACTTTTGTCAGTAACGGAAACTTCGTTGACATCGATGCGATATCAATTCATACAATTTGCAAAAATGCACATGGCAACATAATGCATTACAATATTCTAGGGAATAATAATAACGAAGTACTCCCTATGTTCTAAAATACAAATGTCCTAGTTTGTCCTatgtcaaatttcttaaagttCGATCAAGTTTATATATAGAACAACCTACCAACATCCTGAACTcgaaaatatttttattaaatctaACATGATATTTCATGGTCTACCTTTTTGATATTGTAAagattaatatttttttcatagtgttgatcaaatttaaataagtTTGAATTGGAACAAAGCTAGTACATCTTATTTTTTGGAACCGAGGGAGCAtaaagaacaaagaaaaaggacTAGCTTTTGTCCGAGGTCTACGGTCATCCATGCGGGGTAAACAGTTCTCTGATCAATTGCTCTAGCTGAAGGTAGCTAAATCCTGATCCTCTGGATGAAAAGAGCCTAGtcaatatatttatattctcAACACTTCCCCTCACGTCTAGGTTATTTTAGTCCCTAGCGTGGGTTCAGTGTAGGccgcatgattttttttaatactgCGTGAGCAGAGTCACGCAGGGTCGtgaaaagaatcacatttgtgcaaaaaatgagtacattatcatgaactatggcatagaaatggacaaaactttggtcatttggttTAAAAACCTAAAGTTCAACTATGAGAAATAACAAGATCGTACTACATAggtcatttttcaaatgttacCATCTGATATTATTTTTCCAGTATGttaatcaacaaaaaaataagacttcaagaaaaagaatcacatttctctgattttttatgaaatagTTATgactttttcaatcttcaaatGTCTCCGGggctcatcagtggcgggtctaGATTTCAGGCCCACCActgatgtgtttttttttaattttgttatttttcacatcAAACCATTAGTGACGGGTCTCCCGAGCCCGTGACTGATGAGTGGTCATGAGTGACGGGTTCTAcgtgcccgttactgatgaccCCTTATCGGGCATACCACGCCCGTCACCGAtaaggggtcatcagtgacgtgCTCGGtatgcccgttactgatgactcgtcacatatatactgttttgtagtagtgttcAGCCATTTCAGTGGTactgtttattttttaaaaataaaaatttaaaGCTCGGCAGCTGTGCCCTCGGTGTTTTAGCTTAGAATTGCTTGGAGGCACTTTCAGTTCAGAAATTGCAGAAGGAAAGATGTGGAATTAAAATTTAACGTGTTGCTATTTCATCATGCAAGTAGATGCAGGGAACTTTGTATATACGTTTTGTTCATACGTATTCACTTATCTTAATCTGCATGGCACGCTGGCCGAGCATGTACTAGTCATGTAACTGGCCGTGATTGTTTAGCCTGGTTGTTCTAGTCTGGTTCTGCACAAGTTGTACTACAGTATTCCTTTCGGTGTGCGGTGCTGGTACCAATCTCGCCTGTTGGAAAGCACTATGGCCCAAACCACGGGTACACCGTACATACATATCTTCAGGGTCAAATGGTCAATATACATGCATAAGCGACTAATACGGGTGCAATACATTATGGAGAATGTGTATCAGCACACCATTTATATATGCGTGGAATAAAACGTGCAGTGTGTTCAGATTCAAGCGTAAGAGATGTGTATATACAAATGTCACTGTATCAATAGAAGATCTATCTACTGGTCAAGTTGTATTATTCATTCGCGGTTCACACGGCGAAGATAATGTTAACCAAGCAAGCACCGCCTAGGCACCGCTGGCGAAGATATGTACGCATGACACTATGACAGTATAATCGTAGCTTAGCAATGGAAGAATGTCCTCATCTCTGCAACCAGGAACGCGTTTTTCACGAGAGCGATGGCCAGGATATATAGGAAATCAATTGATCGACCTGGACCATCATGCATAAGTAAATTTAATACTAGGACGAATTTAATATCTAATCCTCCCCATCAGTGAGCGAGATCGACCTGCACGGCTGGAAATCATCAGTCTCGCGAAACATATCCGCTGCACAAAAAAGGATATTCACCGATCGAACAGCCTTGTGCATCATGCTTTTGCCGGTACACGTGACGCAGTAGCCCTGAATTAGTCGAGATCTGTACTAATTCTCCTTTGCGAGATTCCACGCGGAGATGCCGGTGCGAGGCATATCCGCCGGAGGAGGCAGGTACCGAGGCACCGATCaagccgcagaggaggaagcgtcCGTTCCCCGCTGCGGCGGCCCGGCGGCGCTGTCCCCAGCATCGCCGCGCGGATGACCGCAACACGCCAACACGAACCCAATCATGCCAGCGTGGAGAGGGGGCCCCGTCGTGGAATTATTGGAGTCCCCCCGACACGGGAGAGGCGAGGGGTAGCTGTGGGATCGCCTTTGGCCTGGATCCTGGGCAAAGTTGTGTGCCGTTTTGCTATTCTGCTAGCCTGTTCTTGATCTGCGCAATAAAAGGTTATAACCAGGCtgttgttcttttcttcttctagtTGGGACACTTCTGATCAGACTTCTGATCAGGATACTGTGGACCTAACACACGATATGGTTTGTTGCGAGAAAAAGGCACATAACTTTCATGGAATTATGGAAACTCTGATGTGGTGATGACCCTTTTACAGAGAGTTAGTACTAGTGTTGTTTGGTTGTTGTGTATCGTAGTAGAAAGCACAGATTATAGTGGAACAAGTTGTGTACTCCGTATGACATTGTTTTTGAGACAGTCATCCGGCCGGGACAACCCCCGCGCATAGAATCCGGCTTGGAACCTGACGTGGATCCGTGCTGTTCCCGTGCGCCAATCAACAAGCGGGCCCTACTCCCCCTGTCTCCAATCCATCGCCTCATCTACAATGTCGCCAGGCCCCATCCCACAGTACCCACAAGGCTTCACCGCTGCCTATTCTCCACGTCCGGCCCCCGACGCTCCCGGCGACCCATATTTAAAGCCACGCCGGGTCGACCCAGTCGGAGAGCACCTTGAGCTAACACAGCTGAGCACACCATAGAATTGGATTAGCCTCCCCTGTGGCGATCGATCAAAGGAGCCAACATAGATCAGAACCTGAAACACACACCCACACAAGAAGAGATGGTTATGGGAGAGGCGATGGATAGCGACATGAGCTTGTCGAACATGGTGTTGAGCTTcctggaggagggagagacgGAGAGATGGCCGGAGAACGACgacggagacgaggaggagggatCCTGCGGCGGCGATACCGCCGAGAGCAAGGCCTTCTGGCAGGCCCAGCACTCCCAGCTCCATGTAAGTGGTTTTAATTTTCTCCTCCTTTCACCGACCAATTCGTCAGTCTGCGCCAGTGTTCATTGATTGATCGGGGCAATTCTTTGGATTGCAATCTGCACTACCTATCTCCTGACCTGAATCCTGATCAAGAGACGccatatatgtatgtacacAGGAGGCTTTGGCCAAGAGCAGCACCGTGGAGAGCAGGATACGAGCGGACACAGAGGAAGCCCTGGAGAAGATGCGCGCCGCGGGCGGCGTCTGCTCCTGCGCGAGACGGGCCGCGGCCGGGGACTGCCGGAGCTGCCTGCTACGGCACGTCGCCGAGCAGCTGCGCGGCGCCGGGTACAACAGCGCTATCTGCAAGTCCAAGTGGGCACGGTCGCTGGACATCCCTTCAGGTAATAGATTGGTTGCTTTCAACGTATTCCCTTTTTCGAAAGCCAAATTCAGACTGCGTAATCAAAGAGCTGACAGTCCCAGAAGGAAAAGAGCATAGGAACGAGCCACTTTAGAGCTCTGGCACCACTCCGTTCGACCTATCGGCTCCCCAATGCTTAACCGGACGGACTGATTCTATAGTTCTGTTCTAGTAGAAACTTGATATAACGGTTAGCCTGATCCGCATGCCTCGTTGCCTGTGTGGAGTAGGACGCCTGACTAATTTGTTGCACCAATTCGAGGGACCTTGCTACTCTTGGGTAGTCAAAGATTTGGCCCCTCTCTAGAGTGTTTCCTTTTGTTCTAACTGTTGAGAGCTGAAAACCAGAGAGCATATTCCCGGAGTAACCATAACCAGTGCTAAAAAACACGATAAACTTGCTACCCCTACAGCCACATGTGAGGCTCACATGGACACAGTCATCATCCGTCTACAAAAACACGCCGATACAGCAAGTAAATGTCAGGCACCGGTCACCGTCTCCATTATTTCCTGACCGCCTGTGTGACAAGAACTTGCAACAGCCGTTCCAACCTGACAAGTCCACATCATGCAACTCCGCCCGAGCCCGACCAGATGTGCACACAAATTAATTCCACCACGTTTAACTGCTGGCTCAAATTAAGCACTCCCAAACCCGTGCACGACACCAACGAGACGTGCCAAACAAAAACCCAAGACCGAAGCTGaacgtttttcttcttttctctttttttcctgtgTGACGTGCAGGCGAGCACAGCTACGTGGACGTGGTGGTGCAGACGCGGAACGGCAAGGCGGTgcgggtggtggtggagcCGAGCTTCCGGGCCGAGTTCGAGGTGGCGCGGGCCGGGGCCGGGTACCGGGCCCTGGTGGCCGCGCTGCCGGAGGCCTTCGTGGGCCGGGCCGAGAGGCTGCGCGGGGTGGTCAAGGCCatgtgcgccgccgccaagcaGTGCATGAAGGAGAACAACATGCACCTGGGCCCCTGGAGGAAGCACAAGTACATGCAGTCCAAGTGGCTCGGCACGGCCACCCAGCGGGaagaggccgcggcggccgtggaGTACGCGGTGGCGGTCGGcgcctcgccggagaagcAGCCCAAGTTCAGGGCGTCCATGCTCAGCTTCGACTTCGGCCGGGCCCCCGTGGTGGTTGTGTGAGCAATGCATGGCGCATGgcaacaaatttgaaaatgtaATGTATGATGCTTGTAGATTAGGAAATTGCAAGTTAATTCATGGACTGTTCTTGAAGGAGAGAGATCAACTGCATGTGGGGTGATtaaaattaaagaagaagtATGTATATATTCCATCTCTGAATTTCTATAGCAACTGGTTTGACAGTTGCCACCCATCATTTGGTCTAGAATTCTGAAATACAATTTAGATTTataacttgtttggttggcacgggaTTGGCTACAAGAAtttaatttgaaatttcatgaaatcacactataactaaTCTCAATTTCTCGATAAAAGTCATCATTTCTCTAGATATTCTCTttcactctacaaatccatgtggtaaggaaacatgatttttgaactcgaaattcaaattcaaccgaATGAAACGAAATGAGGGATGCCAAACAAGCTGTAGGAGTCTAGATTTCTTCCATTAACTTCAAAACAATACAAATCACGTTCATagctactcactccgttcataaatacttgtcgtggttttagtgcaatttgcactaaaaccacgacaagtatttaggaatggagggagtataaattaTCTGCCTTAAACGTGCAAAACATGTTcgagaagaaaataaaaatcagaCATATAAAAATACAAGATGGTCTTACAAGATAAAGACACATATAATGATCACAGAATTCtaggttaaaaaaaacactgatTATAAGAAAATAGGTACCATGCCCATTTTGAGGGTGAAGACATGTTCTTTTAGTAACAGAAATATCAcaccaaaaacaaaatcaataaATAGAGAACATTATGTATACAAAATGAATCAGagaataatactccctctatttCTTAAAGATTGGtatattagctttcattaagacaagactttgaccacaaattattatgttaaagtgtggtttatatgacatgaaaccacaagtatcatgaagtacttttgataacgaatctggcgatactaatttcatgtcatataaatcacACCTTGACAtaataatttgtggtcaaagatTTGTCTTAATAAAAACTAATGTGactttaaggaacggagggagtaccaattaAAGGAGATAATAAGTATAGTTAGAGCCTGCTAAGTATACCAGTCATTAAGGAAAATATATAATAATGTTTGTCCACATTTGTGAAAATACAATTACGAAATTAGATTAAAGATATTGGATGGCTCAGCTCAAAAGTATCCCAACTAAGATTTTAGGATTGGTCTTGGAAAATCTAGATTATCGCAAGAGTCTGTAGGGGAGGGGTGGAAATGAATCTTTTCCCTAAAGTAAACTATCCACTTAAATTATAGTTAATGAGAGGAGCATATGCTTCCAAATTTATGGCACGGCAAATTAACAACTTAAGCAGAGAATCAGATGTGTGGCTGCATAATCTCAAAGTCTGTAAGCAGATGGTATAGCAACTGAAACGATATGCCATTCCACCAACCAATAATGTCTactcctccgtttcataatttttgtctcaaatttgaccaaaagtggatatatctattcctaaaagtgtctagatacatgtatttcgacaataatgtCCAGAGAGAGAGCATGCTCCTCAGCTCCTGTACACGTTTCAATAAAAGGAAGAAACATTAAATTCACCTACATGATATGCTCTGTTACTGATACACTAGGCAACGAACAGTAGGTGTTCAGACTGATATGCAAAACCTGACCAAGTTATCATAGTCCccgttcctaaatttttgtcgttgttttagtacaaatttaaactaaaccaacgacaagaatttagaaacggatgGACTATAAAAAGGTAGATATGAAACAACTTTCGTTCTGCGAATAAGTAAGAGTTTTGCATCGTTTTATTGATGTCGTGTTCTTGAAATATTTGTAATCACTTGCCATGCCAGCATATGCTTCTGTTCTTTACACCATAGACATCTCGCTGtgttcagaacttcagatTACCATGCCAAATCTTAGATATCCAAATATCAAATTAGTACCCAGGACAGAGAGTTTTAAAAGAAAGGCCACATGAATTCTCTCAGTATTTACAAGGGCTTAATGAATGAGTCGTTGGCGACAGACCAATAAACAGAAGAACAAATACATTTGTCAGGGAGATTGGCAGATTGCTATGCATATTCTGGCACCACTCACCAAACAGTATATAAAAGgcgaaagaaaagatgaaaagaTGCAAGGTTGAAGCCAGACAAGTAGTACTTACCGTGCTATGAAACAATGGAGACAAACAAATTGTACACTTCTTTGTTAAATACCAAAAGGAACTTTTGATAATTACATTCTGAAGACTACCTAGAACAGGTTTCAAAGGGGGAGGAACAGTCACAGCAGTTTTGGTGGTGGGGGTCCAGAGAGGTCATGATGATGGCTATGCTTGAGCTTGTGGACCCAGTGGGCTAACCATTTCTTGTGATCGTGAGTCTCCTGGCAATTTGAGCTTGGCATGTTGTCGAGTGTCCCGTCTCGATCAAGAAACATCTTGAACTTCTCCAATAACTGAACTATTTGCCAGAATTCAGGCCTTTTATCTGGTTGCAAGGCCCAGCACTGCTCGATCAGAAGCCGTAATGCTGCTGGACAGCTAACAGGGATGGTTGGCCTCACATTCTGGAacaataaaaaggaaaattgtGTTGGCCATTTTTGTAGTGTTGACCATATAATTGCGCACAAGGAACGGAGTAAAAAACAGTGGCAGATAGGAATTAGACAAGTGCATACCTTGTCAaaaacagcaaaggctgcttGGAATGGAGTAAGGTCATCATAAGGCACCGAGCCAGTAAGCATTTCCCACAAGATCAAACCGAAGCTGTAAACGTCAACCTTTCGGCCGTAGGGTTTGTGCTTCATCATCTCCGGAGCCATCCATCTGAAGGTCCCAGGGTCGTTCGCCAGAGGGTCGCAGTACGCTTCTTCACAGGCTATACCAAAATCAACAATTTTGGCGCAGCATTCTCCGTCGAATATGATGTTCTCCGGTTTCACGTCACGATGGACAACTCCTT
The Brachypodium distachyon strain Bd21 chromosome 2, Brachypodium_distachyon_v3.0, whole genome shotgun sequence genome window above contains:
- the LOC100820998 gene encoding uncharacterized protein LOC100820998, which gives rise to MVMGEAMDSDMSLSNMVLSFLEEGETERWPENDDGDEEEGSCGGDTAESKAFWQAQHSQLHEALAKSSTVESRIRADTEEALEKMRAAGGVCSCARRAAAGDCRSCLLRHVAEQLRGAGYNSAICKSKWARSLDIPSGEHSYVDVVVQTRNGKAVRVVVEPSFRAEFEVARAGAGYRALVAALPEAFVGRAERLRGVVKAMCAAAKQCMKENNMHLGPWRKHKYMQSKWLGTATQREEAAAAVEYAVAVGASPEKQPKFRASMLSFDFGRAPVVVV